Proteins encoded in a region of the Geobacillus genomosp. 3 genome:
- a CDS encoding alpha/beta hydrolase — translation MREQYPVLPGAEPFYAEHGPVGVLLVHGFTGTPHSMRPLAQAYAKAGYTVCLPRLKGHGTHYKEMEQTTFHDWIDSVEEGYEWLKERCGTIFVTGLSMGGTLTLYMAERYSSIRGIVLINAAIDIPAIRTGMAAEGEVPRYLDSIGSDLKDPEAKELSYEKTPTASLVQLDGLMELVKSELERVACPALIFVSDEDHVVPPENADIIFRGIQSSDKEIVRLENSYHVATLDYDQLFIIERSLQFFAKHSG, via the coding sequence GTGTTGCTCGTACACGGATTCACGGGCACGCCCCACAGCATGCGTCCGCTCGCTCAGGCGTATGCGAAGGCGGGGTATACGGTTTGCCTGCCGCGCTTGAAAGGGCATGGAACGCATTACAAAGAGATGGAGCAGACGACGTTCCATGATTGGATTGATTCGGTTGAGGAAGGATATGAATGGCTGAAAGAACGGTGCGGGACGATTTTTGTCACCGGGCTGTCGATGGGCGGGACGCTGACGCTTTACATGGCGGAACGGTATTCGTCCATCCGCGGCATCGTGCTCATTAACGCGGCGATTGACATTCCGGCCATCCGCACCGGGATGGCGGCCGAAGGCGAAGTGCCGCGATATTTGGACTCAATCGGCTCCGATTTGAAAGATCCGGAGGCAAAAGAGTTGTCGTACGAGAAAACGCCGACCGCTTCGCTCGTGCAGTTGGATGGGCTGATGGAGCTGGTGAAAAGCGAGCTGGAACGCGTGGCATGCCCGGCGTTGATTTTCGTCTCGGACGAGGACCATGTCGTGCCCCCTGAGAACGCCGATATCATTTTTCGCGGCATTCAATCGTCAGACAAAGAGATCGTTCGGCTCGAAAACAGCTATCATGTCGCGACGCTTGATTACGATCAACTGTTCATAATCGAGCGGTCGCTCCAATTTTTCGCCAAGCACTCGGGATAA